The sequence aaaacaacattacCCCATGAACAGATATGATGTTGACCAACTTCCCCTTGGGTAAAGATTACAAAAAGCTGACACATCGGAAACACACACGATGgcaacttgtttattttttttgatgAACAGACGTTAAATGAAACCAATTTGAATGTGACCCATTTTACAAAGCAGCTGTAGTCTGAGATCAACATGGGTCAaggaatttatatatataatacttttgtattatatataaacaatgtaaTGAAGGAAGCTCTAAAACtggaaaaactattttaaatttcACCAAGCGAGCGGGATAATCAAATAACAAAAGATGAATTCTAGTTTCATAAGGGAGGAATGGGAACAATTCCTATAAGAAGCTGAAAACTAAATGCTAATGGAGTGAATTAAAATGGCTGACCCTGTGGTTTTAAAAAGTCTTCTTCAATCCTCCAGGAGCAGGGCGAGTGTCGTGTGGCACACTTGTGAACTACAAAGTTGATTTTCACTTGAATCAAATTGCTTTTCATGTCAAAAAAGCCCTGAAGTCCTACTGCACGCAATTCCTCTGGTGGAACACGGTGTCACAcagcacacatgcatatatgtaTCAACATAAAACATATATGAGTGAGCTGGTGTCTGAGATCATGCGTCTTATGAGGCATCATTATAAGGTGTAGTTGCCTCTGTGTGCAGTGAAATATAATGAGGCATTCTGTTCCTGTGTTGGCAATCTAACCTTcaccagaggaaaaaaaaaaaagcatcattAAATGGGAGCCAGACAtgaaattgagaaaaaaaagttcTAAATCACATCATTCTAGACAAAGAGGCTCTGACCAGAACAGGTTGTGACCCCATCACTGCTTTCCAGAAAGACGTTTTCTGATCTGACAGTTGCACCTCTACTTTTGGTGCACCTTTCTCTTTCAAACTGCTCTTTCAAACTGCTGTTATATTTTGAAATCATCATCTCATACCTTTGTGCGTCTGCAGTTATAACTGGGATTACCTTTTCAAAGATTCAACGCCGACAAAAATCCAGCAGCCAATTCAGTCTCAGTTTCAGTCTCTGAAGAGGAAGGCAACACAAGACGGCATCTTTGTACCGCTATCAACACAATCCACATCTGTGGCAGTTTAGCCCCAGGAGCAAATGGTAAATGTGGCTTTTggcgtgtgtatatatatatatatatttattccaaCACACAAAACCCCCTAACACAGCAGTTTGGCAGCTCTCCTGAAATAGCAGCGTTGttttcctcactctctctgtgaGACTCTTCGTGACGACACATTCAACCAGGTGGTGTGGGTAGACATGCAGCTGGTACCGCGTGTGGTTAATACAGGACGATATTTGAACTTAGTGAAAAGGAATAAGCGAGAGGACTTAACTTGTATGCCTTTGAAACTTTGGGGGAATAAGCTTAAAGTaaggggtgggtggggggagAAAGAGGGCACTGTGTGATCTTGGGAAAGTAAGTCTCTTATCATTCAGTACTTGCTAATCAATAGTTACAACAGGTTCGGCGTTAACTGAAGTCTCGAGTCAGCACTGACCTCGTCTCACCCTCATTAGTCCAAAGCCAACTCAGCCCAAAAGATCCAAAGCCGTTCCAGAGGTGAGGGGTTTATCTCGCTCTACACCTGAAACCATACACAACACTTCTGACAGCCTGGGTAATATGCTTGTCCGCTTTCTTGCTGAGAGTTAGTTAAGACGACTGGAACTAAAGGACGATGATAAAGTGATGGGTTTATATTGCGATCGATCTTGAGAACATCCCCAGTCAGAGAGATCGTGACATTGAACCACTGTACCAGCTGTATTCAGGACTGTATTCAGGCCACCATAATAAGGTGGACTTCACAAAAAGATCTGAAGCTACTAGATGATTTCTCATGCTGTCCTTTTCAGACGGTCAAACAATCCAACGAGAGCTAGCGGTATAGCATTGCCAAATAAAGGACTTGACTAGTGCAGCAGTTATTTAGCTATGACTAAATCACTAAGATCCCAATTATCTTTGTTCGGCTTGAAGGTAATGAGGCAAGTACTGTATGTTCAACCACCTTTAAAAGGTAGCATCCAATGGATAATGTTTATACATGATGTTTGAACAAAGATCTAACAGACTCATTTGGAGGCTTTAGAGATGCAAGTAGTCGAGCTGTTTCTTATCTGAACGCTAAGCTCACCGATGTCGGTCCAGATTTGTGGAGAGTGGCGACAATCTTCTCATCCAACTTTCAGCACGAAAGCAAATAAGTGTATTTACAAAGTTAAAGCTACAACACTTTCCCTCTTCAAGTGATGGGATTCATTCAAATAGGCAGACGTTACCCGATAACGGAGGAAGATAATCAAAACTgcattcataaataaaacataatcaaaGCCTGTCTCCTTCAGAGTGTGGAGTTGATATCGAAATAAGAATAATCCTCATTTACCAACCGGGATCTCACCATTTCCACCTTCTATTGAGTCCTTGAGcatataaatgaaaaacagtcGACTTGTTTACATGCGGCTAAAAGCACAAATGTTAACTACCGTTTGAAGATGATATTATTAAACCCTCTTATCCAGTTCATGCATCGAATTTAACTGGAGAAACAAtcattttctaatttatttGCTGAAACACACCAAACTGCAAAATGTTGTCTGGTGTgcgggttaaaaaaaaaagacaagcgCTGAGGAGCTcgtgaacaaaaacattaaaggagaAATTTATTCTGTTTGAATTGATGTAGGAAGAGCTGTTCCGTAGATGAAAAGATCTGAGATATTTCCCCAAAGCCCAGAGCCAAGGCCAGACgcagatataaaaacacacaaacccccacACACGCACTTATATCAATACATGCACAagtgcacatgcacatacacacacctgggTTCTCCCTCTCTATTGCTCtatgcgtgcacacacacaaagagagagagagagagagagagagagagagagagagagagagagagagcagatggACTATGTATAGTCTCATTTCAAGGTGACCTATCGGGTGAGAGGCGATGAGGTATCCGAGCGGAGGAGGGGccggggaagaggaggaatggaTGACAGGAAGGATACTGTCCGTGCAGAAAAGGCTTTAAGATAATGCTCTGTTGTCAAAGTGTTGGACGCCAGCTCCTCGCGGTCTCTTTTAAGTGTGTCTATGGTGCATTAAGAATCTGTCAGGCCAGCTTTAGCATTAATCAGCTCGCCCGCAGAAGAAACAATCACACATAATCTCGAGCTCTAAACCCCGCTGACCTTCTCCTCAAATGCACAGATAAACTCCCTTTCAAAACCTCAGTCagttaaagacacacacacacacaggcccggGCTCTCGATCGCGCTtgtaattttcctttttctcccctcccctctccccgcTCTCCCCGCTCTCCCTCCCCTGTAGTCTGGCTGATTGGTTCTCCCACAGCAGCACCCATGTCTCTCCACCTGGGAGTACAACGACTCAGCATGTCGACGTGACCTCAAGGAGGTCGCATTTCAGACGGCGTGCAGCGCTGCACGGAGTGAGAGAGGGGCAGTTTTAGCCCATCCATCTGGAAAtatggagatgaagaggagagcagaggagacagtggGACGAGGGATAAGAGAGGGGAGAAGGGCAGAGTACACACGTTCCATTCATCATCTCCGCACTGTTGAGAGTGTATAAATAGCCAGATCTGTTCGGAGTTATCATTGAGCCTGCGCTTCCATCGCGGCGCTTCATTTATTAAGTCTGTGCACAGATCAATACGGCAGACATATACACTCTGTGCTGTTGACAAGATAATCTCATCATTATGAATTTGGCTTGGGTCGTtcagtaacatgagcaattgcAACGCTTATCTGAGACGACAAGAgccgagagaaagagagcgaatCCAAAAAACGAGAGTCAGAGCAAGAGTCGAGGACGTGTGGAAAGGGCGGGAGCGAGAACtacactttatttttattcGTACACTAAGCAATGATCGGAGTGATGGATAATATATTGCAGTGTTTCACGACCAAACAGAGCAAAGATCAATGAGAAACGGAGCAAACCAGCAATTGATCTGAATGTGAAAGGCCCCGACACGACTTCTCTCCGAGACATAAAAACGCCAGTCAGGGGCCAATTGAGTACATCTGTATGGAACAATAGAAAAAGATGAGCCCAGCCAAATATACCGTTCTCAATATGCCATTAGCACTCGCCGTCGCCCCTGCCACCCTGAGGAGCAGACACGGCTAAACGTTTGGCGACAAATCTTGTGTGCCCACCACTTAGAGGGCCTTTTGTTTGGGCAATAACATCGGAGAGTGCCGACTCATTCGACTCTGTTGCCACAAACATATAACAGCCGCTGCAAAACACAGAGGCTGTCAAttcccctcagacacacacacagggctttAGACGAGGGAGTCGGATTTCAAACTGTGCTACAGATACAGTGAACGCGGGAACAGAGGAGACGGTGGGATCTCTCCAGGAGTATTGGACTTTCTCAGACTCGCAAACAATCGCAACACATCGCTTGCAGGATTTCGCTGAGAGGAAAAAGACTCCTCGAATTGCAAAGCCAACTTCTGATCTGCGGATTGCGATATACTCCAGTCTttgaggaagaggggagaagaagCCTGTTTTTTAAGGCTGCATGTTTTGACACGTAGTTAGGTGAAACTAGAGACAACGAGGTGGCATTCATGGTATGTCCCTCCAATCAATTAATCACATTACTGATGAAGCTGAGGACGTGCTGAGCTGTTGCCGGCAAGGACGTGGAGAGGGAGATTTGGGGAAGCGAGGGATAAATCATTTCTCTTATACTAATGAGATAGAGGGTGAGAACAAGAGTCACATAACTCATTCTTTGAGCTGCGTGTTGTTGCTACAGCACATGCCTGGGGGGCACAGTGAAGGAAGATGCGGCAGAAATAAAAAGCTCTCTCGGGCTGGACCGGTGCCACGGCACAGCAGAGCGAGTTCCACTTTGTTTGACTTTGAAAGTGTTTGATTTACAAGCAAGGAGACCCAGCTGCTGGCAGTTCAAAGAATACATCACCGAGCCATGTAGGCCTGTGTAGCCTTCTGTTGCGGCAGATCTCAGGGCACATTACTATGAGGTCACTACCATCTTTATACCAAACTATTGCTGCAGGGCCgacccctccaccaccaccaccacccccccccccccccccccccccccgctgctcaaACCGTTAAGTCTAAAGACCCCAGGAGAGATCAAAGAGCCCCTCAGGGGGCAGGCGGCCCCTTCAGGAAAACCAATTCAATCTGAGGGAACCAGCAAGACTGGTGCTTCAGAGCGCAGTGGGTGGTAGCACAGGTGCACGTGTGtccgtgcacacacatacacacgcactgAGACACATGGCAGCCAAATCTCAGATTGTTCCGCTGTGAaggttatgttttgtttgtttttgtgacctGCGATGATGCTTGGTCGGCTCCTTGTGCCAGAGTTGTTTGAGCACGAAGccaagtaaatgtttcagaGTCTTCAGGGAGCAAACACTGACAGAATCTCACTGAATCTTCTATTTTCTTATTGAAGAGCATGTGTTTAGGTGGTTGATATGAAATGGCAGCATCAGGTAGAACACACTTAGATCCATCTGTGTATTTGCAATGTAATATAAATATGCTCAGCTCGCAGTATCATCAAGTTCAGGAAAATAAGGCGCACTGCCGAACAAGAAAAAAAGCCACAATAAGCAAAAGTGGCAACAAAAAAAGCAACAGAAGCCGCCCTCTCCCTGCCTTATGATAATAAAGCTGAAAAGTAATTACGAAGTCTGATAGGAATTGATCTGAAACCACTTAGAATGCTGCCCGGCCTTCGGAAGGTAAACCAAGCCAAACAACGGCACTTGCTTCTCATCAGAATGACATGATAAAATGACAAGATATTCCGGCGTCAGAAAATTAGGCAGAGGAGACCTGACAATCCACTTCCCCTTtatcgctcgctcgctcgctcgcacacacacacagcagacacacacacaagtgaacaaTCCACAGTCCTATTATCGTGTGCCTGTCATCTCCAATAGGCTGCTTCCTATTCAACCAAACAAATTGGTTTAATGTGTCCGGCCAATCTGGTCCTCACAGAGGTTAACTTGTGATCTCACATCCTGTCTCGTTCTCCACACAAAACTAAATTCCTTTGTTGTGCTGCACAGTTACGAGCTGTGTCCACACGAACGCACAACAGCTGGGTGAACGCGTTTCTTGTTGCCGACCAATGAGACAGGAGCACACATTCATTATTGAGTCCAGTATTCCACCTATATCCATCAATGTATGACTTGATCTGCGTTTTGTTATTAACTACAGGAGGAAATTGCCTTGACTTGTGGGCAAAGTCAGGGCCCTACAATCATATTGAATTATTTAGCAAGGTGACAAAGGGATTCTTCTCAGAACttgcaataaataaaacatggacTTCCACTGCTGCCTCCAATATAGAACAACTTTTTTGGGGGGTACTTATAACACCATACTGCAACTGAACAATTAACTATGCAAAACTTTGAAGAACGTGTGACAGACGTGGAATCAGGAAATACGGCAAACACTGCACAacttttttttacctgaaataGCAGCCAATGATATTTGTGGTGTAACTTATTCCTAGAACAGATTTCCTCAGTCTTGTTTCCTTAATTTAACTCTCAAATCCATTGCAAACTAAAAGGTTGAGATTCTGACACTAATTTCCACTTTTCCCTGTGCTACACACATCATCAGTATTTGGGCGTTCATTACCAGGTTCCCTTTCCGAAAATGAGCAATTTCTGTTTCCCCACATAGCCCGTGttctgccctcctcctccctcatgtTCAGAGACCTCTGATGTTCATCGTGACATCTTCCGCTTTCCACTGATTTGTTAAACGTTATGATTTATTAATGAAAGAAGATGCAAATATAGCTGCTGTTTTGTGCTGTGTGCTGCACTGCTGCTCACACACCGAAGCTGAAACAAGTACCAGGGCAACAATACGAGTAATGGCAGCtagtaaaagaaaacattcaatTACTAAATTTCTATGTTTTGCTTATACAAAGATAACATAATTTAGTGCTGTTCCCCGGAGCAACATTCTGCGGTCTgacttcacttcctctcagtTGCATCTATCATAGGAGCTTGGGGgagatgaagaaaaataaaactgccTATTAATAATTCAGAATTTCAGCGTGTAGTGTTATGTACAGTAGCAGCCGGTTTATTTGAGGAAATATGAAGATACGCCCTCAGGCGGGctgattcttttatttcttttatgtACTGGCAagctcaaataaaacaaatgtggcCTAGTGGCCCAGAAGAACTCAGCTGAGGGACACAAGTACATAAATTACAAATGGCTTCTTGAACTGTCCCTCATTCCTATAGATGACTGTTTGTGCATCGAGCTGCCGAGCGGCTCAGTCCTGTGAGCGAGTGAGCTCCGGTACATACAGGTTTACAACAAACTCATTCTATAGAAAGCTCCAGAGTGAAGTTATCtaaagatgaagagagagagagagagagagagaaatgaaataaagagcACTTTTCTATTCATTGCCTCAGTGGCCACTCAAGTGTGGGAGCAATTTCAATACAATATACAGCACAGGCTTTGATAAGACTTTTCAGGAGAATCCTTAAAAACAGCACAAGCAGGGTTACATTTgcatctgtgtgatgtgtgtgtgtgtgtgtgtgtgtgtgtgtgtgtttgtgtgtgagtgtgtgtgtgcatgtgtgtgtctgtgtgtttggaggaaggGTGTTTCAAGGTTCGGACAAATGCAAGATTGTCACGCTCATAAAAAGAGAGGGGCTCTGTCACGGAGCCTGCCAGCTAAAGGCTTAAATCACATGCCTGGAATACACAATGACGttccacccacacagacacacacacacgtgtacacacacacacacacacacacaatatgccTAAATTATGCAGAGTAAGACCATTCCTGGAAGCATCCATTTTCAACATCTGCTCCAGCTACATTGTTGGCATGCATATCCACAACCTAAAGAGATCAAAGGAGTAACTTCATTGTGTGCCGCACTGAATGATCACAGTCACACCTcctaactgtttttttttttctcccccagcATCCTTTGAATTTGCTGAATAGGTTTATGGCTGCCAGTCATTTTTAGAAAGACCTTGGTTTATTGTAAATTCTTACATGATCTGTCAGAATCTGCCAGGTTTTCTAGcaaattttaaataattcatcatAGATTCACTGCTTTCGTGGCAAATTCACCAATTGTCATTCAAAGCAGCTGTAACAAAATGCTGTCAGGCAGGCGACTACAGACAAAGATATCCTATGTTCCTTGTTACATATTTATGCCAGACATATTTCATTAGAGCCGTACGATTCTCTTCATCAAGTGACAATGTCGAGTCAGCAGAGACAGGTGCCCCTTTTCTCCTTGACACCCACATCCCAATGCCACCTCACACAAGGCAGAATGCCGCCACCTAAAGGCAGCTTTTATAGCCATTCACAATCCAATAAGCCTCTGTACCTCATGCATCTTATTAACACGGATGGTGTCTCACCAAGACAGGATTCTGTTTAATTAGAGTTTCATGGTGAATCTAATTATAACACTCAAAACttatcaaaacaaatcaatacgATTAATCAGGGAGCCCATTTAAAAGTAATGACACAGGAGTCTTTCGATGTTTGGCAACAATGGGGACAGCTTCTGAAACAGGCAGGAAGAAAGCACCGGTGGAACTTATAAGCCAGTCAGTGGGCCGTAGTCACAGTGGCACAGCTGCTGAGGCTGAACATAATGTGGGACAAAATCCTAAAATGTATTCAAGGCAGAGTGGGCTCACTCTTTGGAGAGAATTACTGAAATCCTTTCTTCCTGAGCATTGAGGAATTTTGCAGCCGATTGGTTTTAACCTTGATTCCACACTAAGTAATTCCCTTCAACGCCTTAAGCGGAATTAGGCATCATTACGTATCATCCATCTCCTTATCCCAGGAATTCTCtttacaaatgaaatgaaactctCCACTGGGCCGGGTGCTGGCACGGTGGTGACAATGATAAGGCCAGCGGAGCTCGGCTGATATGTTCATATTATTCCCCTTTCCCTGTCGGCCGGTGTACCACTATAAAACATCATCAGAGGCCAGCAGCAGTGTGGAGAGAGACTGGGAGTTGCATGCAGCTACAGCAGCACTACCGGGTACAGATGAAGACAGCAGCACTAAGGTACTCGTCTGAAACTGAATGAGCAGGCGATATGCTCTCCTGCTTTATccatctctttatttatttttcccattCAACCTCGCTCCCTGTGGCACCTGTAGTGACAGATGGGCTGGACGGCCTTGGGATCGATGGAAGGGGaattctgtctttgtttcatgACATTTTTCCCATAGCTGCTCTCCTCCGACTCAGGTTACTTACtgtccacacacatgcagagaggaggaggcagaggcatGGGCGAGGGGGGAAAGTGATACGCCTCTGTACAGCTTCTGAAGAAACTTAATGCCTCAGGCCAGCTTCCTCTACACAGGTTTCTGTTGAATAATACAATAGAGCACCCTGCACGCCTGATGCGTCGAGGGGACCCTCTGTAAACAAGACACTAAGGAATGTGTTGTAGCTGCTTGTTTTCCCTTTGACAGTCTGAAAGGGGGGAGAGGAAATAAGTGCACGAAATGGGTGTGCAGCAACCTCACACGGTCTAATTCATCATCACTACATTAGCACAGAAACAGTCTGCATAATGGACCAGCAATTACTCTGTCCCTCTGATTAGGAAGCCTTAACGGTCTTTGTGCTGACCCTTGCCCTATGCAGCTGGCTCATAATAGAAACAGGGCTGAGGCTGAGAGTGGGAACAACAGGCATTGGCCTTCCTCCCCGGTGGGAACACATCACATCCGATCACAGTCATCGTCACATTCACGGCCAGCGCAAATAGCAGGATCGAAAACGCCAGAGCTCACTAGAGAAACTAATAGTTACCGTGTAAAGAATCCTCCAAAGGCTATTGACAGTAGGTAATAACATTAAAACTCACAGAAACTATTGCTTCTATCAAATAATATTAGGAGCGTAAATTGCTCTATTTGTCAACAACTGGTAAATTTCAGGAAAAGAGGCCCCTTTCCTACCACTGCCCATTGTCCCCAGTGTCCGTACCACCATCTTAAGCAGGCCTTAATCCTCGTCTGACACGACAGACTTTTAATGAGCTTAAGgccaaagacacagagaagttATCACGTTAGAGGCTTATACACCCAAGTACTTCTTATAAAAGCGTATAAAGTAGCCGTGAAAATAAGTAGTCTTTGCTAATCTCTAGGAATTAAAACCCGTAGCATTAACCACAAAGAACTGTCGAATATCTGACGACTGACAGGATGTTCAAAAAAACGGtaaacagcaaaacaagcaGGTGTCACTGTTTGGACCAAGTTAACTGTCATGATATGACATTGTAGCTGTAACAATAAATATGTACAGGTATTTTAATACAAAATGCAGGTAAGTAGATTTTCAGAGACAAACTTGTTATTGAAATAGAACATGCAACATGGGATAATTGGATGGTATCAAATGGAACTGCCGCAGGGCTAAACTCTTTCTTCCACGGGAATTAAATGACAGTGATTGAGTGATCTATGAGAGATTTCCACAggaaaactgatttaaaaaggaGACTGTTGTGACATATTTCAAACACCACTGATTTGTGTTGATGTCACTAGCTGTGTTCTGTGATAGCACCAGAATGAGTGTTTAATCCTTCTAatgctccccccctccccttccttcacttctctctgtgctgctgggcttctctgtctctgcctgtccttgtcttctttttctttcattaaaaaagggggaggggaaggggggggtaATGTTGATATAGGAAATGGGACCTTTCTGAAGGTTGTGACGGTGAAAACGGTGAAGGAGAACACTGCAATTTCTCTTACCTGTATGATGGACATGCGGTTAGTAGGTGTGTCTGTAGTGCTGGTGACTGGGCCTGTGAAGCTGGTGTGGCATCCCACGTGGCCTTGGGGCACGCCGATGTTATTGGCAGTGGGCTTGAGGTACATGACCTCTGACCGTGGTGAGCTGAGTGGCAGGCGTGTCTGGTAGTCAAAGTACATGGGTGAGGTGGCCAAGGAAGGGCTGCTTACCACGTTCATCACATTCATGGCATCCCGCTCCTCCACCTCGCTCTGCACCAGCATGATGTCGTTCTTGttaatcttcttcttcttgccttTTCCGAGTTGAGGGTGCGAGTATTCGGCAATGCGGCAGTTATAGGTGCGGATCTCCTTGTTTTCCCGCTTGCACTTGATGGCTATGGTCACCATGGCCGCCAGGAGCATGATGGATACAATACTTAGAGTTACTATAAGAGGCAGGGACATGTCCCAGTTCTGATTGTCCTTTGTGCGAGGCAGTCCATCAGGAGGACGTCCGTTGGAGGCCTTGACGATGAGCCTGGCGGCGGCAGTGAGAGTCGGCTTGCCGTGGTCTGACACTCGGATGATCAGCTCCACAATGGGGCTGACGTCGTCCCAAAATGGGTGGGCTGTTCGAACGTCCCCAGACACCGGGTCGATCTCAAAGAGGTGCTCCTCATTGCCATCTGAGATCTCGTAGGTCAGCCTCCCGCTCTCGCCGTAGTCATTATCCACTGCCCTTACTGTGGTGACTATGTAGCCGACGCCAACATTACGCGGCACGTGGATCTCAGCTGTGTCGTTCAGGAGCAACGGCAGCACTATGACTGGGATGTTGTCATTGACGTCCAGAATGCTGATGCGCACCGTCGCGTTGCTCTCCAGATGCGGAGATCCTGCATCTCTAGCGAGGACCTTGAAGTCAAAATACTTGACCTGCTCGTAGTTAAAAGATCTCACAGCGTAGATGGCTCCATTCGCAGCATTCACATTAACATACGTGTTGACATCACCCCCGCTCACGTTGGAGTTGAGTATACTGTAGTACACGGTGCCATTCTGGCCAAGGTCTGGGTCGTGTGCCAGAACGGAGCCCAGGTACTCCCCAGGGATGTTGTTCTCAGGAATCTGAAGAAGGTACACTGACTTGGTGAAGCGAGGGACATTGTCGTTCTCATCCAGAATCTTTACAGTGAAGGATTTTGTTGAGTTTAAAGGAGGGAGGCCGTTGTCTTTGGCCACAATGGTGACATTGTACTCATCCTGCACCTCTCTGTCCAAGGGCCTGTCTGTCACCACTGTATAGAAGTTATCATAGTTCTCCTCAAGTTTAAACGGGACGTTACCCAGCACTCTGCATTGAAGTTGCCCATTCCTGCCAGAGTCCTTGTCTGTGACACGGACCAGAGCGATGACAGTGGCCGGGGGTGCTGCCTCGCTGATGGCTCCCTGTCTCACAGACACAAAGCCTATATATGGCCAGTTGTCATTCCTGTCTAGCACTTTAACAGTGACTTTACAATGGCCCGGGATTGGATTGGGACCGAGATCCTTTGCCTGAATGTCAATCTCGATAACAGGGCTCTCTTCGTAGTCAATTTCACCCTGAATCTTTATGACCCCTGTTCTGGAATCTATGGAGAAGAGCTCCCGGATCCTCTCGGGGGCATAGCCACTAAAAGAATAGACTACTTGTCCGTTGTTGCCCTCATCAGGATCCGTGGCATTTAAATCGATCAGGACTTTACCAGGAGATGAATTTTCAGGAATTTCCACGACATACGAGGGCTGATCAAACACGGGGCTGTTATCATTTGAATCAATTACTTTGACATTTATCTGCATGGTACCTGATCTGGGATATTCCCCCCCATCGGTGGCTGACAAAATCAGGGTGTGATGGCTTCGTTCTTCTCTGTCCAACGGTCGTTGAATAACTAATTCTGGGAATTTTGTCCCATCCCCGCGGGCTTTTACCTCCAAGGAAAAAAGATTGTAGTCATCACGGGTTATTTGATACGTTTTCAGGCCATTTTCTCCTGCATCTGGATCATGTGCGCTGGTCAGGGGAAAGCGCGTCCCAGGCACAGcattttctgaaatgtcaaTATCAATCTGATCAGAGGGGAAATTGGGCGAGTTGTCATTAATGTCCTGAATATCTATTTTGATCATGCAGATCTCTTTGTCATTGGCAAAAACCTCCATTGATAGCTGGCACTTGGGGTTTCTCTTGCACAATGTTTCCCTGTCGATGCGCTGCTTGGTGTACAGCAGTCCACTTTGGGGGTCCACATCGATGAGATGCGGGGCTGAATTCTCCAGCACCCGAAAGTTGGCTTTTTTACCCGGTCCAGTCTGATCGAGTCCGAGTCTGGCATCTTTGGCAATGTTCCCAAT comes from Platichthys flesus chromosome 1, fPlaFle2.1, whole genome shotgun sequence and encodes:
- the pcdh17 gene encoding protocadherin-17 isoform X1, whose protein sequence is MYLSVFFFLLLWAQALTLKNLNYSVPEEQGPGTVIGNIAKDARLGLDQTGPGKKANFRVLENSAPHLIDVDPQSGLLYTKQRIDRETLCKRNPKCQLSMEVFANDKEICMIKIDIQDINDNSPNFPSDQIDIDISENAVPGTRFPLTSAHDPDAGENGLKTYQITRDDYNLFSLEVKARGDGTKFPELVIQRPLDREERSHHTLILSATDGGEYPRSGTMQINVKVIDSNDNSPVFDQPSYVVEIPENSSPGKVLIDLNATDPDEGNNGQVVYSFSGYAPERIRELFSIDSRTGVIKIQGEIDYEESPVIEIDIQAKDLGPNPIPGHCKVTVKVLDRNDNWPYIGFVSVRQGAISEAAPPATVIALVRVTDKDSGRNGQLQCRVLGNVPFKLEENYDNFYTVVTDRPLDREVQDEYNVTIVAKDNGLPPLNSTKSFTVKILDENDNVPRFTKSVYLLQIPENNIPGEYLGSVLAHDPDLGQNGTVYYSILNSNVSGGDVNTYVNVNAANGAIYAVRSFNYEQVKYFDFKVLARDAGSPHLESNATVRISILDVNDNIPVIVLPLLLNDTAEIHVPRNVGVGYIVTTVRAVDNDYGESGRLTYEISDGNEEHLFEIDPVSGDVRTAHPFWDDVSPIVELIIRVSDHGKPTLTAAARLIVKASNGRPPDGLPRTKDNQNWDMSLPLIVTLSIVSIMLLAAMVTIAIKCKRENKEIRTYNCRIAEYSHPQLGKGKKKKINKNDIMLVQSEVEERDAMNVMNVVSSPSLATSPMYFDYQTRLPLSSPRSEVMYLKPTANNIGVPQGHVGCHTSFTGPVTSTTDTPTNRMSIIQTDNFPAEPNYMGSRQQFVQSSSTFKDPERASLRDSGHGDSDQADSDQDTNKGSCCDMSAKEALKLKATGVKPPPLEQDEDCVNCTEECRVLGHSDRCWMPQFPTGGNQAEGIDYRNNMFVPAGMETVPETETYETVNPNGKKTFCTFGKERRDHTILVANVKPYLKAKRALSPLLQEVPSASNSPTKGCSTNSPCSSIKSPADGAEGKPPLASCSGHYGPPDGQYLSPTKQTRDQGVYPPLPPSDPVAKVLAEARSRISQEAAGEMECPMEQMEPDVNRDGMDADQVVRDIDKLLQDCRGSEATGTLRK
- the pcdh17 gene encoding protocadherin-17 isoform X2: MYLSVFFFLLLWAQALTLKNLNYSVPEEQGPGTVIGNIAKDARLGLDQTGPGKKANFRVLENSAPHLIDVDPQSGLLYTKQRIDRETLCKRNPKCQLSMEVFANDKEICMIKIDIQDINDNSPNFPSDQIDIDISENAVPGTRFPLTSAHDPDAGENGLKTYQITRDDYNLFSLEVKARGDGTKFPELVIQRPLDREERSHHTLILSATDGGEYPRSGTMQINVKVIDSNDNSPVFDQPSYVVEIPENSSPGKVLIDLNATDPDEGNNGQVVYSFSGYAPERIRELFSIDSRTGVIKIQGEIDYEESPVIEIDIQAKDLGPNPIPGHCKVTVKVLDRNDNWPYIGFVSVRQGAISEAAPPATVIALVRVTDKDSGRNGQLQCRVLGNVPFKLEENYDNFYTVVTDRPLDREVQDEYNVTIVAKDNGLPPLNSTKSFTVKILDENDNVPRFTKSVYLLQIPENNIPGEYLGSVLAHDPDLGQNGTVYYSILNSNVSGGDVNTYVNVNAANGAIYAVRSFNYEQVKYFDFKVLARDAGSPHLESNATVRISILDVNDNIPVIVLPLLLNDTAEIHVPRNVGVGYIVTTVRAVDNDYGESGRLTYEISDGNEEHLFEIDPVSGDVRTAHPFWDDVSPIVELIIRVSDHGKPTLTAAARLIVKASNGRPPDGLPRTKDNQNWDMSLPLIVTLSIVSIMLLAAMVTIAIKCKRENKEIRTYNCRIAEYSHPQLGKGKKKKINKNDIMLVQSEVEERDAMNVMNVTDNFPAEPNYMGSRQQFVQSSSTFKDPERASLRDSGHGDSDQADSDQDTNKGSCCDMSAKEALKLKATGVKPPPLEQDEDCVNCTEECRVLGHSDRCWMPQFPTGGNQAEGIDYRNNMFVPAGMETVPETETYETVNPNGKKTFCTFGKERRDHTILVANVKPYLKAKRALSPLLQEVPSASNSPTKGCSTNSPCSSIKSPADGAEGKPPLASCSGHYGPPDGQYLSPTKQTRDQGVYPPLPPSDPVAKVLAEARSRISQEAAGEMECPMEQMEPDVNRDGMDADQVVRDIDKLLQDCRGSEATGTLRK